A single Mixta calida DNA region contains:
- the ftsN gene encoding cell division protein FtsN has product MAQKDYVGRGRSTGTRRKKSNSRSKKRNGSSGVSKIMIGLAVAVLVTFVGGLWFIAHHKKEETPVIPDHKVSGNGLPPKPEERWKYIKELENRQIGVPVPKEPSAGGEVHSQTQLTDEQRQLLEQMQADMRQAPTQLNEVPWNEQTPVQRQQTLQRQQQQQMQQQRAQQQLELQQQQQMQQQRVLQQQQRAQQQQLQQQRAQQQYNPPAQTQHMLPQNAPKTQDNNRVKQQETAKAKAVEKEKSQRWMVQCGSFKGSDQAESVRAQLAFEGFESRITSGGGWNRVVIGPYNSRASADSTLKRLRSAGHSSCIPLALGG; this is encoded by the coding sequence GTGGCACAAAAAGATTATGTAGGCCGCGGGCGTTCGACAGGGACGCGTCGCAAGAAAAGCAATAGCCGCAGCAAAAAGCGCAATGGCAGCTCCGGTGTTTCTAAAATTATGATAGGGCTGGCGGTTGCGGTGCTGGTGACTTTTGTTGGCGGGCTGTGGTTTATCGCTCACCATAAAAAAGAAGAAACGCCTGTTATCCCCGATCATAAAGTCAGCGGCAACGGTTTGCCGCCTAAACCGGAAGAGCGCTGGAAATATATCAAAGAGCTGGAAAACCGGCAGATCGGCGTACCGGTGCCGAAAGAACCGTCCGCCGGCGGGGAAGTCCATTCTCAGACGCAGCTTACCGATGAACAGCGCCAGCTGCTTGAGCAGATGCAGGCCGATATGCGTCAGGCGCCAACGCAGCTGAACGAAGTGCCGTGGAACGAACAGACGCCGGTGCAGCGTCAGCAGACGCTACAGCGTCAACAGCAGCAACAGATGCAACAACAGCGCGCCCAGCAACAGCTGGAGTTGCAGCAGCAACAGCAAATGCAGCAGCAGCGCGTCCTACAGCAACAACAGCGCGCACAACAGCAGCAGTTACAACAGCAGCGTGCTCAGCAGCAATATAATCCGCCTGCGCAAACGCAGCATATGCTGCCGCAAAACGCGCCGAAAACGCAGGATAACAACCGGGTTAAACAGCAGGAGACGGCGAAAGCCAAAGCGGTGGAAAAAGAGAAGTCTCAGCGCTGGATGGTGCAATGCGGCTCCTTTAAAGGCAGCGATCAGGCGGAATCGGTGCGCGCGCAGCTGGCGTTTGAAGGCTTTGAAAGCCGCATCACCAGCGGTGGCGGCTGGAACCGCGTGGTTATCGGTCCGTACAACAGCCGCGCCAGCGCCGACAGCACATTAAAACGCCTGCGCAGCGCCGGTCACTCCAGCTGCATTCCTCTCGCTCTTGGGGGTTGA
- the cytR gene encoding DNA-binding transcriptional regulator CytR gives MEQNQESTAATMKHVAERAGVSTATVSRALMNPEKVSAATRQKVEQAVIDVGYSPHALARNAKRSESRTILVIVPDICDPFFSEIIRGVEVTAAAEGYLVLIGDCAHQNQQEKTFLSLMLTRQIDGMVLLGSQVPFDTGVEEQRNLPPMVMANEFAPDLELPTVHIDNLTAAFEAVNHLWQLGHRRIACIAGPEEMPLSHYRLQGYIQALRRHGQEVEPRYIVRGDFTFEAGAAAFKRLMALPKPPEALFCHNDIMALGAMSQAKSMGLRIPQDLSLVGFDDIELARYSDPPLTTVAQPRFALGREAMLLLLEQLQGKIVRNGSRLLEFELKLRGSTIHAS, from the coding sequence TTGGAGCAGAACCAGGAGTCGACGGCAGCTACGATGAAACATGTGGCTGAACGTGCGGGAGTCTCAACCGCCACCGTATCCCGCGCGCTGATGAATCCAGAAAAGGTCTCAGCGGCGACCCGCCAGAAAGTAGAACAGGCGGTTATTGACGTCGGCTACTCTCCGCATGCCCTGGCGCGCAATGCTAAGCGCAGCGAATCACGCACCATTCTGGTAATTGTCCCCGATATCTGCGATCCCTTTTTCAGTGAAATTATCCGCGGCGTGGAAGTGACCGCGGCGGCGGAAGGCTATCTGGTACTGATTGGCGACTGCGCTCATCAGAATCAGCAGGAAAAAACCTTTCTCAGTCTGATGCTGACGCGCCAGATCGACGGCATGGTGCTGCTTGGTTCGCAGGTGCCCTTCGATACTGGCGTTGAAGAACAACGCAACCTGCCGCCGATGGTGATGGCGAACGAATTTGCGCCGGATTTGGAACTGCCGACGGTCCATATCGATAACCTGACGGCGGCTTTCGAAGCGGTGAATCACCTCTGGCAACTTGGGCATCGCCGCATCGCCTGCATTGCCGGGCCAGAAGAGATGCCGCTCAGTCACTACCGTTTGCAGGGCTACATTCAGGCGCTGCGTCGCCACGGACAAGAAGTAGAGCCGCGCTATATCGTCCGCGGCGATTTTACCTTTGAAGCGGGCGCCGCGGCCTTCAAGCGTCTGATGGCATTGCCGAAGCCGCCTGAGGCGCTGTTTTGCCATAACGACATTATGGCGCTGGGCGCGATGTCGCAGGCGAAAAGCATGGGGCTGCGTATTCCTCAGGATCTCTCGCTGGTGGGTTTTGATGATATTGAACTCGCCCGCTACAGCGATCCGCCGCTGACTACGGTGGCGCAGCCACGCTTTGCGCTGGGGCGGGAAGCGATGCTGCTGCTGCTGGAGCAGCTGCAGGGGAAAATCGTCCGCAACGGCTCGCGTCTGCTGGAGTTTGAATTAAAACTGCGCGGAAGCACAATACACGCCAGCTAA